A section of the Chitinophagales bacterium genome encodes:
- a CDS encoding DUF2461 domain-containing protein has product MQFFNKKFLEFFRLLEENNNKEWFDANRSFYEAEVKQPFKKLVEQLILRLQKDLPDINSNASKAIFRINRDIRFSKDKAPYKTNVAAVFSRTGTKDWDYPGFYVHLGNNELLAGGGLYMIGKEQLAKVRQEIYYNPEVFSKIINEKSFKKVYPQILGDKNKVLESDYKEFAKEQPLIANKSFYYMANIQPADLLGSNIDELLYTQYFKPAMKFNKFLLTAIEG; this is encoded by the coding sequence ATGCAGTTCTTTAATAAAAAGTTTTTGGAGTTCTTTAGGTTGTTAGAAGAAAATAATAACAAAGAATGGTTCGATGCCAATAGAAGTTTTTATGAGGCAGAAGTAAAGCAGCCGTTTAAGAAATTGGTAGAGCAGTTAATTCTTCGATTGCAAAAAGATTTGCCCGATATAAATTCAAATGCCTCAAAGGCTATTTTTAGAATAAACAGAGATATCCGTTTTTCAAAAGATAAAGCACCGTATAAAACTAACGTGGCTGCGGTTTTCTCGCGCACAGGAACTAAAGATTGGGACTATCCGGGTTTTTATGTTCATTTGGGAAACAATGAATTGCTTGCCGGAGGCGGCTTGTATATGATTGGAAAAGAACAGCTTGCTAAAGTTCGCCAAGAGATTTATTACAATCCTGAAGTGTTCTCAAAAATTATCAATGAAAAATCTTTTAAAAAGGTATATCCCCAAATTTTAGGAGATAAAAATAAAGTACTGGAAAGCGACTATAAAGAATTTGCAAAGGAGCAGCCACTTATTGCCAATAAGAGTTTTTACTACATGGCAAATATACAACCAGCAGATTTACTAGGCAGTAATATAGACGAACTGTTGTACACACAGTATTTTAAGCCGGCAATGAAATTCAATAAGTTTTTACTAACAGCCATAGAAGGCTAA
- a CDS encoding dCTP deaminase, giving the protein MILSGKEIQNKLGSEIFIEPFNEKQLNPNSYNLRLHNELMIYTGSMLDMKHPNTFDTFKIPEEGYVLEPGRLYLGRTVEHTKTLNYVPMLEGRSSIGRLGLFVHVTAGFGDVGFSGYWTLEMFCVHPICIYPNVEICQLYYHTIKGEYESYTSGKYQNNQGIQPSLLYKDFEI; this is encoded by the coding sequence ATGATACTCTCCGGAAAAGAAATACAAAACAAATTAGGCTCCGAAATTTTTATTGAGCCATTTAATGAAAAGCAACTGAACCCCAACAGCTATAACTTGCGCTTGCATAACGAGCTGATGATTTACACGGGCAGCATGCTCGACATGAAACATCCAAACACTTTTGATACGTTTAAAATTCCCGAAGAAGGTTATGTATTAGAACCCGGCAGGTTATATTTAGGCAGAACTGTGGAGCATACTAAAACACTCAATTACGTGCCTATGTTAGAAGGTCGCTCATCTATTGGCAGGCTTGGTTTATTTGTACATGTAACTGCAGGTTTTGGCGATGTTGGATTTTCGGGTTATTGGACTTTGGAAATGTTTTGCGTCCATCCCATTTGCATTTATCCCAATGTAGAAATTTGCCAATTGTATTACCACACCATAAAAGGAGAATACGAAAGCTACACTAGCGGTAAATATCAAAACAACCAAGGTATTCAACCCAGTTTGCTGTATAAAGATTTTGAAATATAG
- a CDS encoding helix-turn-helix transcriptional regulator, with translation MENATKENINLIFGLKVKELRTARNYSLQELSEKSSISVSYLNEIEKGKKYPKTEKISDLAKALDVPYDQLVSLKLGKTLSPVGQILNLDILNELPFETFGIDRNLLTGIIANAPLKIAALVNTLYEIARNYNLKQEHFYFAALRSYQELNDNYFEEIEQAAERFKTEFSFHCEPPVSTTLYVQTLQEKFNYKIAATNFEGYEPLKKLRSIFIKDISKSKEETKNHLLFYNEKLTVQQRTFLFGRELGFSYLNLEKRPYTTSWLKVESFDHVLNSFKASYFAQCLHINATQLKNDLEDIFSQTQWNESFILNLLEKYQASPEMLFQRMTNLLPKYFGINELFFIRFSSKKPEKHLKEISKELHLSRHKENFEARQAEQHFQRWITTSLLNLLKEKNEPTDTPETNDKVNSEVLALITTHPNGNEYFVVSVLRAMPELNNNTNSVTIGFQLTESLKKKIQFLNDSTLINNGLQLGNYSNNTEELQLIEEHKKITEAFNAFVEQQQTTTNG, from the coding sequence ATGGAGAACGCAACGAAAGAAAATATTAATTTAATCTTTGGCTTAAAGGTGAAAGAATTGCGCACCGCACGCAATTATTCACTACAAGAATTAAGCGAAAAGAGCAGCATTTCGGTTTCTTACCTCAACGAAATCGAAAAGGGAAAAAAATACCCCAAAACCGAAAAAATTTCGGATCTGGCAAAAGCCTTAGATGTACCTTACGACCAGTTGGTTTCTCTAAAACTGGGCAAAACACTTTCTCCCGTTGGGCAAATTTTAAACTTAGATATACTAAACGAACTGCCATTTGAAACATTTGGCATAGACCGTAATTTGCTTACCGGAATTATAGCCAATGCTCCGCTTAAAATTGCAGCACTAGTAAATACCCTGTATGAAATTGCCCGCAATTACAACTTAAAGCAAGAGCACTTTTACTTTGCCGCTCTTCGCTCCTACCAAGAGCTAAACGATAATTACTTTGAAGAAATAGAACAAGCCGCAGAGCGATTTAAAACAGAATTTAGTTTCCATTGCGAGCCTCCGGTTTCTACCACTTTATATGTACAAACTTTACAAGAAAAATTTAACTATAAGATTGCAGCCACTAATTTTGAAGGCTACGAGCCATTAAAAAAACTTCGCAGCATCTTTATTAAAGATATTTCTAAAAGTAAAGAGGAAACCAAAAACCACTTGCTCTTTTACAACGAAAAACTTACCGTGCAGCAACGCACTTTTCTTTTTGGGCGCGAACTCGGCTTTAGCTATTTGAATTTAGAAAAAAGACCTTACACCACTTCTTGGTTAAAAGTGGAAAGTTTCGACCATGTGCTCAACAGCTTTAAGGCTTCTTATTTTGCACAATGCCTGCACATTAACGCTACTCAACTGAAAAACGATTTAGAAGATATTTTTAGCCAAACTCAGTGGAACGAAAGTTTCATTCTCAACTTGTTAGAAAAATACCAGGCTTCGCCCGAAATGCTTTTTCAGCGAATGACTAATTTACTTCCAAAATACTTTGGTATAAACGAACTCTTTTTCATTCGTTTTAGCAGTAAAAAACCAGAAAAGCACCTAAAAGAAATTTCTAAAGAACTACACCTCAGCCGCCATAAAGAAAACTTTGAAGCAAGACAGGCAGAGCAACATTTTCAACGTTGGATAACCACTTCGCTGCTAAACTTATTGAAAGAAAAAAACGAACCCACCGATACTCCCGAAACAAACGATAAAGTAAACTCTGAAGTATTGGCACTTATTACCACCCATCCAAATGGGAATGAATATTTTGTGGTTTCAGTTTTGCGTGCTATGCCGGAACTAAACAACAATACCAACAGCGTAACTATTGGATTTCAACTTACAGAAAGCTTAAAGAAAAAGATTCAATTCTTAAATGATAGCACGCTGATTAACAATGGTTTACAACTAGGAAATTACAGCAACAACACAGAGGAATTGCAACTAATTGAAGAGCATAAAAAAATAACAGAAGCGTTTAACGCCTTTGTAGAACAGCAACAAACCACCACCAACGGATAA
- a CDS encoding elongation factor Ts, whose amino-acid sequence MSVTASQVNELRNLTGAGLMDCKKALTESGGDVQKAIDYLRKKGAKVAELRAGRAASEGVVIAKTTPDNKRGVAVYLSCETDFVAKNEDFRALAESIADLALNNNITSLEDLLAANLNGATVKDQIQEKVSAIGELINISAFETLTGESLVAYNHMGNKIGVLVALNQPLTDAIVAAGKDVAMQVAAMNPAAVDASGVPTELLEREKAIAREKAVAQGKPENILDKIAEGAANTFIKENTLLTQPFVKDGSKTVVQFLGGVSSGLTVTGFKRAALGMK is encoded by the coding sequence ATGTCAGTTACAGCATCACAAGTAAACGAACTTCGCAACCTTACCGGTGCAGGTTTAATGGATTGTAAAAAAGCGCTTACCGAAAGCGGTGGCGATGTACAAAAAGCTATAGATTATTTAAGAAAGAAAGGTGCTAAAGTTGCCGAATTAAGAGCCGGAAGAGCTGCATCAGAAGGTGTGGTTATTGCCAAAACTACTCCCGACAATAAAAGAGGTGTAGCTGTGTATCTTTCTTGCGAAACAGATTTTGTTGCTAAAAACGAAGACTTTCGTGCTTTGGCGGAATCTATTGCAGATTTAGCATTAAATAATAATATCACTTCTTTAGAAGATTTATTAGCTGCTAATTTAAATGGCGCTACTGTTAAAGATCAAATTCAAGAAAAAGTTTCTGCGATTGGTGAGCTAATCAATATTTCTGCTTTTGAAACATTAACCGGAGAAAGCTTAGTTGCTTACAACCACATGGGCAACAAAATTGGGGTGTTAGTTGCATTAAACCAACCTTTAACCGATGCAATTGTTGCTGCGGGTAAAGATGTGGCAATGCAAGTTGCAGCTATGAATCCGGCAGCAGTAGATGCTTCAGGTGTGCCAACGGAATTATTGGAGAGAGAAAAGGCAATTGCTCGCGAAAAAGCAGTTGCTCAAGGCAAACCGGAAAATATCTTAGATAAAATAGCAGAAGGTGCTGCTAATACTTTTATTAAAGAAAACACATTGCTTACTCAACCATTTGTAAAAGATGGTAGCAAAACGGTAGTTCAATTCTTGGGTGGAGTTAGCAGTGGCTTAACCGTTACCGGATTTAAACGTGCTGCATTGGGCATGAAGTAA
- a CDS encoding ATP-grasp domain-containing protein produces the protein MIKSILVANRGEIACRIFKTCKQMGIKSIAVFSDADANAPYVKMADTAYHIGTSEVKTSYLNIEKIIEAAKATGADAIHPGYGFLSEHAAFANRLQQEGIVFIGPNVHAIEWMGSKSKAKEIAEKNMVPIVPGYRGNNQTLEKFSSEAEAIGFPILLKATAGGGGKGMRIVNQHTELEHAFKTAKLEALNAFGNDELLIEKYFPSARHIEVQIMGDKHGNIIHLLERECTIQRRYQKVLEESPSPILTAHQRSAMCQAALRLANALNYDNAGTVEFIFSNNEFYFLEVNTRLQVEHPVTEAITGLDLVQLQIEVAEGKPLTIQQSDVVASGYALQCRLYAEDTENNFLPSTGTVALWNTPSINGLRFDSGIKTGSSISMFYDPMLSKIIAHGTSRNETIRKMEYALRNTTCLGTTTNHNFLLAVLTHPDFIEGNYDTHFIANQTQLCNSSLSPKHLTKALVAATLFRWYCNEQQRQHLQHIPSLWRNNFFAPAPMQFKIGNSSNEVHYTYQNSHFEINVNESLIQASHLQFTNNKLSVILNGMLENFTIAQVEEKIFIRHYEFPQVTVEFLPRFPKTQKKQEKGSYATPIPATVTQVLVSIGSTVSNGQALVILSSMKMENTIIANENGTVEEIFVANGENIEAGKLLLKITPNSN, from the coding sequence ATGATAAAAAGCATATTAGTAGCCAACCGTGGCGAAATTGCCTGCCGCATTTTTAAAACCTGCAAGCAGATGGGCATAAAATCTATTGCTGTATTTAGCGATGCCGATGCCAATGCTCCTTACGTAAAGATGGCTGATACTGCTTACCATATTGGCACAAGCGAGGTAAAAACATCTTATCTAAATATTGAAAAAATTATCGAAGCTGCTAAAGCCACCGGAGCAGATGCCATTCATCCCGGCTATGGTTTTTTGAGTGAGCATGCTGCTTTTGCCAATAGATTACAACAAGAAGGTATTGTATTTATTGGGCCAAACGTTCATGCTATTGAGTGGATGGGTTCAAAAAGTAAAGCCAAAGAGATAGCCGAAAAAAACATGGTACCAATAGTACCCGGTTACAGAGGCAATAACCAAACTTTAGAAAAATTTTCTTCCGAAGCCGAAGCTATCGGTTTTCCGATTTTACTTAAAGCCACAGCAGGCGGTGGCGGCAAAGGTATGCGCATTGTAAACCAACATACTGAACTTGAACACGCCTTTAAAACTGCCAAATTGGAAGCCCTAAACGCCTTTGGAAACGATGAATTACTCATAGAGAAATACTTCCCTTCTGCGCGCCATATAGAAGTTCAAATAATGGGCGATAAACATGGAAATATCATTCATTTATTGGAGCGCGAATGCACCATACAACGCAGATATCAAAAGGTATTGGAAGAAAGCCCCTCTCCCATCCTTACTGCCCACCAGCGCAGCGCCATGTGCCAAGCTGCGCTGCGGCTGGCAAACGCACTCAATTACGATAATGCCGGAACCGTAGAATTTATTTTTAGCAATAATGAATTCTACTTTTTAGAGGTAAATACACGCTTACAAGTGGAGCATCCGGTTACCGAAGCCATTACAGGCTTAGATTTGGTACAACTGCAAATTGAGGTTGCAGAAGGCAAGCCGCTTACCATTCAGCAAAGCGATGTGGTGGCAAGTGGATATGCTTTGCAATGCCGCCTTTATGCCGAAGACACCGAAAACAACTTCTTGCCCTCAACCGGAACGGTAGCATTGTGGAACACACCATCTATCAACGGATTGCGCTTCGATAGCGGCATAAAAACAGGCTCATCTATTTCTATGTTTTACGATCCCATGCTTTCTAAAATCATTGCACATGGCACTTCGCGCAACGAAACTATACGCAAAATGGAATATGCTCTGCGCAACACCACTTGCCTTGGCACCACTACTAACCACAATTTTCTTTTAGCAGTTTTAACCCACCCCGATTTTATTGAAGGGAATTACGACACTCATTTTATTGCCAACCAAACGCAACTTTGCAATAGCAGTCTTTCACCCAAACACCTTACTAAAGCGCTGGTTGCAGCCACCTTGTTCCGCTGGTATTGCAATGAGCAGCAACGACAGCATTTACAACATATTCCATCGCTTTGGAGAAACAACTTTTTTGCACCTGCCCCCATGCAATTTAAAATTGGAAACAGTAGTAACGAAGTACATTACACTTACCAAAATTCACATTTTGAAATCAATGTAAACGAAAGTCTTATTCAAGCATCGCATTTGCAATTTACCAACAATAAACTATCTGTAATACTAAATGGCATGCTTGAGAATTTCACCATTGCTCAAGTAGAAGAAAAGATATTTATCAGGCATTATGAGTTTCCACAAGTTACAGTTGAGTTCCTTCCCCGCTTTCCAAAAACACAGAAAAAACAAGAAAAAGGAAGCTATGCAACACCTATTCCTGCCACGGTTACACAAGTTTTAGTAAGCATTGGAAGCACTGTTTCCAATGGACAAGCATTGGTTATTCTATCTTCTATGAAAATGGAAAACACCATTATTGCAAACGAAAACGGTACGGTAGAAGAAATTTTTGTAGCAAATGGAGAAAATATAGAAGCAGGAAAATTACTTTTGAAAATAACACCAAACAGCAATTAA
- a CDS encoding nitronate monooxygenase has translation MSKIATPLTEMLGLEYPIIMAPMFLVSNAKMVIEACNAGIAGTFPALNYRTDAELRKALAEIKAATDKPFGVNIITNKSNIRMKENLQSCLDFEVPFIITSLGSPEEVINEAHKKGMKVFCDVVDLEYAQKVEQLGADAVIAVNNEAGGHAGKLSPEELIPLLVKNCKIPVISAGGAGNAEGIQKMLALGACGVSMGSIFIASHEAPVTQDYKQACVNYGAKDIVMTTKLSGTPCTVINTPYVQQIGTEQNWLERMLNSNKKLKKYAKMLTFYKGMKMLEKAAFSATYQTMWCAGPTIEFVNEIKPISTIVSELTSGLKQELLLQPQTA, from the coding sequence ATGAGTAAAATTGCTACACCGCTTACCGAAATGCTGGGATTGGAATATCCGATTATTATGGCACCCATGTTTTTGGTAAGCAATGCTAAAATGGTTATTGAAGCCTGTAATGCAGGAATAGCAGGCACTTTTCCTGCATTGAATTACCGTACCGATGCCGAACTTAGAAAAGCTTTGGCTGAAATTAAAGCCGCTACCGATAAACCATTTGGCGTAAACATTATCACCAATAAATCAAATATAAGAATGAAGGAAAACCTTCAATCGTGTTTAGATTTTGAAGTACCTTTTATTATTACATCGCTAGGCAGCCCCGAAGAAGTAATTAACGAAGCACACAAAAAAGGTATGAAGGTTTTTTGCGATGTAGTGGATTTAGAGTATGCTCAAAAAGTAGAGCAATTAGGTGCCGATGCGGTAATTGCCGTAAATAACGAAGCCGGGGGGCATGCCGGTAAGCTATCTCCCGAAGAACTTATTCCGCTGCTTGTAAAGAACTGCAAAATTCCGGTGATTTCGGCCGGAGGAGCAGGAAATGCGGAAGGCATTCAAAAAATGTTGGCACTAGGTGCTTGTGGAGTTTCTATGGGTAGTATTTTTATTGCTAGCCATGAAGCGCCTGTAACGCAGGATTACAAACAGGCCTGCGTAAATTATGGCGCTAAAGATATAGTAATGACAACCAAACTGTCGGGTACACCTTGCACGGTTATCAATACACCTTATGTACAACAGATTGGAACCGAGCAAAATTGGCTCGAGCGCATGCTAAACAGCAATAAAAAACTTAAAAAATATGCCAAAATGCTCACCTTCTATAAAGGAATGAAAATGTTGGAAAAAGCTGCATTTAGTGCTACTTACCAAACTATGTGGTGTGCCGGCCCAACTATTGAATTTGTGAATGAAATAAAGCCAATCAGCACCATTGTAAGCGAACTTACATCGGGATTAAAACAAGAATTGTTACTACAACCTCAAACCGCTTAA
- a CDS encoding response regulator transcription factor: MIKVAIAEDVQLTAEIITDILHLSEGVKVVWCVKNGKEVIQKLEENDAVDVLLLDINMPEMDGIEAARIVSSKWKHIKIVMSTVHDDDENVFNAILAGACGYLVKDKSPNFLHKAIVEAVNGGVPMTPGIALKVLQFVRQSEPVKSTEIEGEDFGITPREKEILEHLVKGATYEQISKALFISLGTVRKHIEKIYRKLQVNNKVEAINKAQSNRLL, from the coding sequence ATGATTAAAGTAGCGATTGCAGAAGACGTACAACTTACTGCAGAAATAATTACAGATATTTTACATTTGAGTGAAGGCGTAAAAGTAGTGTGGTGTGTAAAGAATGGGAAAGAAGTAATACAAAAATTAGAAGAAAATGATGCGGTAGATGTTTTGCTGCTAGATATAAATATGCCTGAAATGGATGGGATAGAGGCCGCCAGAATTGTGAGCAGCAAATGGAAGCATATTAAAATTGTGATGAGTACCGTACACGATGACGATGAGAATGTGTTTAATGCCATACTTGCAGGTGCTTGTGGTTATTTGGTGAAGGATAAAAGCCCTAACTTTTTACACAAAGCTATTGTGGAAGCTGTAAACGGAGGCGTGCCTATGACACCCGGAATAGCATTAAAGGTGCTTCAATTTGTTCGCCAAAGTGAGCCAGTAAAAAGTACTGAAATTGAAGGCGAAGACTTTGGTATTACTCCGCGCGAAAAAGAAATTTTAGAGCATTTAGTAAAGGGAGCCACTTATGAGCAAATAAGCAAAGCGTTATTTATTAGCTTAGGGACCGTGCGTAAGCATATCGAAAAAATTTACAGAAAGCTTCAAGTAAACAATAAGGTAGAAGCTATCAATAAAGCACAATCTAACCGATTGCTCTAA
- the rpsB gene encoding 30S ribosomal protein S2 yields the protein MQKLSQEALLEAGVHFGHLKRKWNPKMLPYIFTEKKGIHIIDLNRTQEKLDEAAHALRFMAKSGKKILFVATKKQAKEIVKEAAKRVNMPFVTERWLGGMLTNFSTIRKSIKKMQTIEKMLSDGTLDSTTKKERLVLTREKDKMEKVLGGVSALNRIPSAIFLVDISHEHIALKEAQRLNINTFGIVDTNSDPTKVDFAIPANDDAAQSIAIITNYIIDAIAEGLAERASNKDEDNDADSDSDDASKFDIKEEEASEDGKGRSKQRRGPGGGSGRGPGGGGTGKSRIRSGGPAKK from the coding sequence ATGCAAAAATTATCTCAGGAAGCACTTTTAGAAGCCGGTGTTCACTTTGGTCACTTAAAGCGCAAATGGAATCCAAAAATGTTGCCTTATATTTTCACTGAAAAGAAGGGCATCCATATCATAGACCTGAACAGAACTCAGGAGAAATTAGATGAAGCAGCACACGCACTTCGCTTCATGGCTAAGAGCGGTAAAAAAATTCTTTTTGTTGCTACTAAAAAGCAAGCAAAAGAAATTGTAAAAGAGGCTGCTAAAAGAGTAAACATGCCATTTGTTACCGAGCGTTGGTTGGGTGGTATGCTTACTAACTTTTCTACTATCCGCAAAAGCATCAAAAAGATGCAAACTATTGAGAAAATGCTTAGCGATGGTACTTTAGATAGCACAACCAAAAAAGAACGTTTAGTATTAACTCGCGAGAAAGATAAAATGGAAAAAGTATTGGGTGGTGTTAGTGCCCTAAACCGTATTCCAAGTGCCATCTTTTTAGTAGATATTTCGCACGAGCATATTGCATTAAAAGAAGCTCAACGCCTAAATATCAATACTTTTGGAATAGTTGATACCAACAGCGATCCAACTAAAGTAGATTTTGCAATTCCTGCAAACGATGATGCAGCTCAATCTATAGCCATTATTACTAATTATATTATTGATGCCATTGCAGAAGGCTTGGCAGAGCGCGCTTCTAATAAAGATGAAGACAATGATGCAGATTCAGATTCGGACGATGCTTCAAAATTTGACATAAAAGAAGAAGAAGCTAGCGAAGACGGCAAAGGTCGCAGTAAGCAACGTAGAGGCCCAGGTGGCGGATCAGGCAGAGGACCGGGAGGCGGAGGTACTGGCAAAAGCCGTATCCGCTCTGGAGGACCAGCTAAAAAATAA
- a CDS encoding zinc-dependent metalloprotease, with translation MKKVFTIIISGTMLFANAQQHFCGTSEKNLKAIEADPSILKIEKDLNNFTQQFANQPNASAAGRNCPITIPIVFHILHNFGKENISDAQVEDQVRILNEDYNKLNSDTSIVVNAFKNNIANIGIQFRLARIDPNGNPTNGIVRIPAQQTYNGTDNAKIGAWPREKYLNVWVAHTMEDGVAGYAYLPPSVAGIMTDKDGIMILHQYIGSIGTGNAFRSRALTHEIGHYLNLEHPWGRTNQPGEACGDDGVFDTPITRGSTSCNLNLNDCEVGVIENVQNFMDYSYCSVMFTEGQKTRMLAALNSTISSRNNLWSCQNLTETGTADPYNDYAISKPIASFGTQRLYTCVGNSVKFIDASYNALVEDRMWEFTNADISTSTDSVVTVSFNATGWQTVKLTVGNGFGTSTAVDSFAIYVSEGNVFHSAPFFEDFERPESFEEWTSINYNATPSYFQPTTVAARSGNHSYMVNNYKKTRQSDVEEIISPTMDLTGLQNMTFSFYYSLASADQSYANNGIDSISVFASTNCGEQWLKQFKMGGPDIVNSGYLLSNFQPSAGFYWKKVTFNMSANTKKSNVIFKIQYKSSALSNNFYIDDINIGGVIVNGIEDAAFDNGALKVFPNPSNGTASISFAATQNEAATIEIFDVSGKSVATVFEGNISAGESRFDINKNIFPATGVYLVKVKTASKVLSTRAVITQ, from the coding sequence ATGAAAAAAGTCTTCACCATTATTATTTCCGGCACCATGTTGTTTGCCAATGCCCAACAGCATTTCTGCGGCACATCCGAAAAGAACTTAAAGGCAATTGAAGCAGACCCTTCTATTTTAAAAATAGAAAAAGACTTGAATAATTTCACACAGCAATTCGCAAACCAGCCCAATGCATCTGCTGCCGGCAGAAATTGCCCCATAACTATTCCAATTGTATTTCATATTCTCCATAATTTTGGAAAAGAAAATATATCTGACGCGCAGGTAGAAGACCAAGTGCGTATTCTAAATGAGGACTACAACAAGTTAAACAGCGATACATCTATTGTGGTTAATGCCTTTAAAAACAATATTGCCAATATCGGCATACAATTTCGTTTAGCGAGAATAGACCCCAACGGAAATCCCACTAATGGAATTGTACGTATTCCGGCTCAGCAAACATACAATGGTACCGACAATGCCAAAATTGGAGCTTGGCCGCGCGAGAAATACTTAAATGTATGGGTTGCTCACACTATGGAAGACGGAGTTGCAGGCTATGCCTATTTGCCGCCATCGGTTGCCGGAATAATGACCGATAAAGACGGCATCATGATTTTGCACCAATATATTGGCAGCATTGGTACAGGAAATGCCTTCCGTTCGAGAGCGCTTACGCATGAAATTGGGCACTACCTTAATTTAGAGCATCCATGGGGCAGAACAAACCAACCAGGAGAGGCTTGTGGAGATGACGGAGTTTTTGATACACCAATAACTAGGGGTTCTACCAGTTGCAACTTGAATTTAAACGATTGCGAAGTTGGTGTAATTGAAAACGTACAAAACTTTATGGACTATTCTTACTGTTCCGTAATGTTTACCGAAGGGCAAAAAACAAGAATGTTGGCCGCATTAAATTCAACAATTTCTTCTAGAAACAACCTTTGGAGCTGCCAGAACCTTACCGAAACCGGAACTGCCGATCCTTACAACGATTATGCAATTAGCAAACCAATTGCATCTTTTGGAACACAGCGCCTCTATACCTGCGTAGGCAATTCAGTTAAATTTATTGATGCTTCTTACAATGCATTGGTAGAAGACAGAATGTGGGAATTCACCAATGCCGACATTAGCACTTCAACCGATTCTGTAGTAACCGTATCGTTTAATGCTACCGGTTGGCAAACTGTAAAACTAACTGTTGGTAATGGTTTTGGAACCAGCACTGCAGTAGATTCGTTTGCAATCTATGTAAGCGAAGGCAACGTGTTTCATAGCGCTCCATTCTTTGAAGATTTTGAAAGACCTGAATCTTTTGAAGAGTGGACCTCTATTAACTACAATGCAACTCCTTCTTATTTTCAACCAACAACTGTAGCGGCAAGAAGCGGCAACCATTCTTACATGGTTAATAACTATAAGAAAACCCGCCAAAGCGATGTTGAAGAAATAATTAGCCCAACAATGGACTTAACCGGTTTGCAAAATATGACTTTCTCTTTTTACTATTCATTGGCCAGCGCAGATCAAAGCTATGCCAACAATGGTATAGATTCAATTAGTGTATTTGCCAGCACCAACTGTGGCGAGCAATGGCTAAAACAATTTAAAATGGGAGGTCCAGATATTGTAAACTCTGGTTATTTGCTTTCAAACTTCCAACCAAGTGCCGGTTTCTATTGGAAAAAGGTAACATTCAATATGTCTGCCAACACTAAAAAATCAAATGTTATCTTCAAGATACAATATAAAAGCTCTGCTCTAAGCAATAACTTTTACATTGATGATATAAATATTGGAGGGGTAATTGTAAATGGTATTGAGGATGCTGCTTTTGATAATGGAGCATTGAAAGTATTCCCAAATCCATCTAATGGTACTGCATCTATTTCGTTTGCTGCAACTCAAAACGAAGCCGCCACCATCGAAATTTTCGATGTAAGTGGCAAATCGGTTGCTACTGTTTTTGAAGGGAATATTAGTGCCGGAGAAAGCCGTTTTGATATAAACAAGAATATATTCCCTGCTACAGGAGTTTACTTGGTAAAAGTAAAAACTGCATCTAAAGTACTCAGCACTCGTGCGGTTATTACCCAGTAA
- the rpsI gene encoding 30S ribosomal protein S9 — protein MDKVTVGRRKAAIARASVKSGKGEILVNGKDYKDYFPNEYLQHKVEAPIKVAGVEGTLDISINVYGGGVKGQAEAISLAVARSIVAANEEKRPALKKEKLLRRDARVVERKKTGLRKARKKEQYSKR, from the coding sequence ATGGATAAAGTAACTGTAGGAAGACGTAAAGCAGCGATTGCACGCGCTTCTGTAAAATCAGGCAAAGGAGAAATTCTGGTAAACGGAAAAGATTACAAGGATTATTTCCCAAATGAGTACCTGCAACATAAAGTAGAAGCTCCTATTAAAGTAGCAGGCGTAGAAGGAACATTGGATATTTCTATCAATGTTTACGGAGGTGGTGTTAAAGGTCAGGCAGAGGCAATTTCATTGGCAGTAGCTAGAAGTATTGTTGCTGCAAACGAAGAAAAACGCCCGGCTTTAAAGAAAGAAAAATTGCTTCGCAGAGATGCACGCGTAGTAGAGAGAAAGAAAACCGGATTACGCAAAGCCCGCAAGAAAGAGCAATACAGCAAACGTTAA